A region from the Volucribacter amazonae genome encodes:
- a CDS encoding TrlF family AAA-like ATPase produces the protein MIQNKDHIGSRWWKFDFHTHTPASLDYRGDKNTTPREYLQGYLNEGINCIVITDHNSGVWIDKLKDELNSLKSQDNKWEDMFIFPGVELSCNGGVHLLAIFDPSKNSSDIDKILGAVGYQGKHGDSDKVTTESILNIIHIIQEHGGITCAAHVDQPKGLLVSINDHNTLQPIFATLDAIEVIDPKHELIQKYEDSLKDFASVLGSDSHQSSDIGRGYTWIKMSNPSIEGLKLALLDPELAVRRSDDSPNYPQRLDHLKIKKITIEKLRLRQKNPLMINFNPGYNALIGGRGSGKSTVLECLRLGLARENELLSGEIDSALKSSFENFRKEKTTRDSPGMILNDTKITIELSKGYAALEDKFQYCWEKGENNTFSVLVKQWRNDEWQEIQLTEKQARNNFPVKIFSQKQIISLADHPQCLIKYIDDMLGEDKKNWENNFKIKCEALLESRKKVVRLEKQVSEKPIIELQYNEALHKTSVFKTRDFGNVGNVLKEYKEYEKALKQKQTVSKLFDDLSEYIQKLQSHSGESTEIKQFNAAEFSIAAEFEETVNQQINTLFGQLAIKHEQIVSIINEMHNSVLVAKKTIELSDWYKENEQHIDSYQSLEGINNAEDVSNALILEKKLKNRLEEIKKISTELEQAKNDVVQAQIALTQERLKLTELRQKFLDKVLESVPTLKITLHSMCDVEDGEVRLREILRIEKEKTFVKEIYGETDDIPPKLCGILWDLIDPDIDLSRADRIQKIKNSLENMSDQVLNTKLHGRFVKKLKDMNSDVATTVFDELSVWYPEDLVDIQYKRENSNSFQSLKQASAGQKTAAILSFLLAHGDDPLLMDQPEDDLDNALVSHLVVSQLRNNKNKRQLIVITHNANIVVNGDADLIIPMEFAGGQIVNNISGGLQEKSIRKKICEIMEGGEKAFAQRYKRILKDINR, from the coding sequence ATGATACAAAATAAAGATCATATTGGCTCTCGTTGGTGGAAATTTGATTTTCATACTCATACCCCTGCTTCCTTGGATTATCGTGGAGATAAAAACACCACGCCAAGAGAATATTTACAAGGCTATCTTAATGAAGGAATTAACTGTATTGTTATTACTGACCATAATTCGGGAGTTTGGATTGATAAATTAAAAGACGAATTAAATTCTTTGAAAAGTCAAGATAATAAATGGGAGGATATGTTTATATTTCCAGGTGTAGAGCTTTCATGTAATGGTGGTGTACATTTGTTAGCAATTTTTGATCCCAGTAAAAATTCTTCAGATATTGATAAAATTCTAGGAGCTGTTGGTTATCAGGGTAAACATGGTGATAGTGATAAGGTTACGACAGAAAGTATTTTAAACATTATTCATATTATACAAGAGCACGGGGGGATTACTTGTGCTGCGCATGTAGATCAACCCAAAGGTCTTCTTGTATCAATAAATGACCATAATACATTACAACCTATTTTTGCCACACTGGATGCTATTGAGGTTATTGATCCTAAACATGAACTTATTCAAAAATATGAAGATTCATTGAAAGACTTTGCTTCTGTGCTAGGTTCTGATAGCCATCAATCAAGTGATATTGGAAGGGGTTATACATGGATTAAGATGTCTAACCCTTCTATCGAGGGGTTAAAGTTGGCTTTGCTTGACCCTGAATTAGCTGTTCGTCGTAGTGATGATAGTCCTAATTATCCGCAACGATTGGATCACTTAAAAATTAAAAAGATTACCATTGAAAAACTACGTTTACGGCAAAAAAATCCACTTATGATTAATTTTAACCCTGGTTATAATGCTTTAATTGGTGGGCGTGGGAGTGGTAAATCTACAGTATTAGAGTGTTTGCGTTTAGGGCTAGCTAGGGAAAATGAATTACTATCAGGAGAAATTGATAGTGCATTAAAATCCTCTTTTGAAAATTTTAGAAAAGAAAAAACTACTCGTGATTCTCCAGGAATGATACTTAATGATACAAAAATTACCATTGAGCTATCAAAAGGTTATGCTGCATTAGAAGATAAATTTCAATATTGTTGGGAAAAAGGAGAGAATAATACATTCTCAGTGTTAGTAAAGCAATGGCGTAATGATGAGTGGCAGGAAATACAACTAACAGAAAAACAAGCAAGAAATAATTTTCCTGTAAAAATCTTTAGTCAAAAACAGATTATTTCTTTGGCAGATCATCCTCAATGTTTAATTAAATATATTGATGATATGTTAGGAGAGGATAAAAAAAATTGGGAAAATAATTTTAAAATTAAATGTGAGGCTTTATTAGAATCAAGAAAAAAAGTTGTTAGGCTAGAAAAACAAGTTTCCGAAAAACCTATTATAGAATTGCAATATAATGAGGCATTACACAAGACTAGTGTTTTCAAAACTAGAGACTTTGGTAATGTTGGTAATGTTCTTAAGGAATATAAGGAATATGAAAAAGCATTAAAGCAAAAGCAGACTGTTTCTAAATTATTTGATGATCTGAGCGAATATATTCAAAAATTACAAAGTCATTCAGGTGAATCTACTGAGATAAAACAGTTTAACGCTGCAGAGTTTAGTATTGCAGCAGAGTTTGAGGAAACTGTCAATCAGCAAATAAATACTTTATTTGGTCAATTGGCTATTAAACATGAACAAATTGTAAGTATAATTAATGAAATGCATAATAGTGTATTAGTTGCTAAAAAAACTATTGAACTTAGTGATTGGTACAAAGAAAATGAACAGCATATTGATAGTTATCAAAGTTTAGAAGGAATCAATAATGCTGAAGATGTCTCTAATGCATTAATCCTTGAAAAAAAATTAAAAAATCGTTTAGAAGAAATTAAAAAGATTAGTACTGAGCTTGAACAAGCAAAAAATGATGTTGTTCAAGCACAAATAGCGTTAACTCAAGAACGTTTAAAATTAACAGAATTACGACAGAAGTTTCTAGATAAAGTTTTGGAAAGTGTTCCAACTCTAAAAATTACTCTTCATTCAATGTGTGATGTTGAAGATGGAGAGGTCAGGCTGCGAGAAATTCTGCGTATAGAAAAAGAGAAAACATTTGTTAAAGAAATCTATGGAGAAACAGATGATATCCCACCTAAATTATGTGGCATACTTTGGGATCTAATTGATCCTGATATAGATTTATCTAGGGCTGATCGTATTCAAAAGATAAAAAATTCACTTGAAAATATGAGCGATCAAGTGCTAAATACAAAATTACATGGAAGGTTTGTAAAAAAACTAAAGGATATGAATTCAGATGTTGCCACCACAGTTTTTGATGAATTGTCTGTATGGTATCCAGAAGACTTAGTTGATATTCAATATAAGAGAGAAAATTCAAATTCATTTCAAAGTCTTAAACAAGCATCTGCGGGCCAGAAAACAGCTGCAATTTTATCTTTTTTATTGGCTCATGGTGATGATCCTCTGTTAATGGATCAGCCAGAAGATGATTTAGATAATGCATTAGTGTCTCACTTGGTGGTATCACAGCTGAGGAATAATAAGAATAAAAGACAGCTTATTGTTATTACTCATAATGCCAATATTGTTGTAAACGGTGATGCTGATTTGATAATTCCAATGGAATTTGCAGGTGGTCAAATAGTTAATAATATTTCAGGTGGATTACAGGAAAAATCTATAAGGAAAAAAATTTGTGAAATTATGGAAGGGGGAGAAAAAGCGTTTGCACAACGTTATAAACGAATCTTGAAAGATATAAATAGGTAG
- a CDS encoding LysR family transcriptional regulator has product MYSLEQLKIFVIASEKGSLAETARALGRAQSGVSQAMANLEVDLNQTLFIRSKSGLTLTSAGKSLLPLARQLLRQADFFDQQLLALQRNEEAEISLAIDESLWSEGLLQAFTPLQQQFRQTRFHLITASTFDIEQMVAEGKVQLGVIYQDFDMAKFVEFDFHFLGNYRFITVASPQHPLAQLAEVSPQDLMNYVHLTHRSLNGQELWFAGSDSEHCWYANDRLTIYQWALQGIGWADLPEQMVQADLTNGRLIRLPLAVEPEGNQVGVVCLRSRSHSHGAVSEWLLAMFKQFFAQIKG; this is encoded by the coding sequence ATGTATAGCTTAGAACAATTAAAAATCTTTGTGATAGCAAGTGAAAAAGGCTCGTTAGCGGAAACCGCAAGAGCATTAGGACGGGCACAGTCAGGGGTAAGTCAAGCAATGGCGAATTTAGAGGTGGACTTAAATCAAACGTTATTTATTCGGTCAAAAAGCGGGCTGACGCTGACGTCGGCGGGCAAAAGTTTATTGCCTTTGGCTCGCCAATTATTACGCCAAGCTGATTTTTTTGATCAACAGTTATTGGCGTTGCAACGCAATGAAGAGGCGGAAATCAGTTTAGCGATAGATGAAAGTTTATGGAGCGAGGGGCTTTTACAGGCATTTACCCCATTGCAACAACAGTTTCGCCAAACACGTTTTCACCTGATTACCGCTTCAACCTTTGACATTGAGCAAATGGTGGCAGAGGGTAAGGTACAATTAGGGGTCATTTATCAAGATTTTGATATGGCAAAATTTGTGGAATTTGATTTCCATTTTTTAGGCAATTATCGGTTTATTACGGTTGCCTCGCCACAGCATCCGCTCGCCCAGTTAGCGGAAGTATCACCTCAAGATTTGATGAATTATGTGCATTTAACCCATCGTAGTTTAAACGGGCAAGAGCTATGGTTTGCAGGCAGCGATAGTGAACATTGTTGGTACGCCAATGATCGGCTTACCATTTATCAATGGGCATTACAAGGCATTGGCTGGGCGGATTTGCCTGAGCAAATGGTGCAAGCGGATCTCACGAATGGACGTTTAATTCGTTTACCTTTAGCCGTAGAGCCTGAGGGCAATCAAGTGGGGGTTGTATGCTTACGTTCACGCAGTCATTCGCATGGTGCAGTGTCCGAATGGTTATTGGCAATGTTTAAACAGTTTTTTGCTCAAATTAAGGGCTAA
- a CDS encoding PACE efflux transporter codes for MQFKERLFHAILFEVGAITVSAIAVLLLSNTHLNKALGVGVLMASIAMLWNFVFNYFFDQWATGERENRSVKLRIFHSLSFEAGLLLFTIPVIAYFLQLTWLQALLADIGLTLLIMLYAFFFNWGYDLLRIKVLAWRQQTC; via the coding sequence ATGCAATTCAAAGAACGTTTATTTCACGCAATATTATTTGAAGTCGGTGCGATAACCGTATCAGCAATAGCCGTCCTACTATTGAGCAATACTCATCTTAATAAAGCCCTTGGTGTAGGTGTTTTAATGGCAAGCATTGCTATGCTTTGGAATTTTGTGTTTAACTACTTTTTTGATCAATGGGCAACAGGCGAACGAGAGAACCGCTCGGTAAAACTCAGAATTTTCCATTCGTTAAGTTTTGAAGCTGGGTTGTTATTATTTACCATTCCGGTGATCGCTTATTTTCTACAACTTACTTGGCTACAAGCCTTGCTGGCGGATATTGGTTTAACCTTATTAATTATGCTTTACGCTTTTTTCTTTAACTGGGGTTATGATTTATTGCGTATCAAAGTGCTGGCTTGGCGACAACAGACCTGTTAG
- a CDS encoding GNAT family N-acetyltransferase: MKQYWQPIAITEQDLEKVYQLCLSNPNYYQAMKESLTLDKIRHNLTALPPQAKAEDKFYWGYWHNQTLIAVLEGVFHYPTEDCVLIGFFMVDQSWQRQGIGASIIQQFLNQLDKSGISQAILSYPSDSESSRRFWLNCGFTPTGERDEYEDLTLVVMAWGEFKKI, translated from the coding sequence ATGAAACAATATTGGCAACCTATTGCGATAACAGAGCAAGATCTTGAAAAGGTTTATCAGCTTTGTTTAAGCAATCCAAATTATTATCAAGCAATGAAAGAGTCTTTAACACTTGATAAAATTCGCCATAATTTGACCGCACTTCCGCCACAAGCCAAAGCGGAAGATAAATTTTATTGGGGATATTGGCATAATCAAACCTTAATTGCGGTTTTGGAGGGCGTTTTTCATTACCCCACAGAGGATTGTGTGCTTATCGGCTTTTTTATGGTGGATCAATCTTGGCAAAGACAAGGGATTGGAGCAAGCATTATTCAGCAGTTCCTAAATCAATTAGATAAAAGCGGAATTTCCCAAGCCATTTTAAGTTACCCCTCAGACAGTGAAAGCAGCCGCCGTTTTTGGCTAAATTGCGGTTTTACCCCAACCGGCGAACGTGATGAGTATGAGGATTTGACTTTGGTGGTGATGGCGTGGGGGGAATTTAAGAAAATATAA